From the genome of Burkholderia cepacia ATCC 25416:
CCGGCGCGATCACGGACGTCGTGACGAAGTTCATGAACTCGCAGCAGGATTCGAAGAGCGCGGTCGCCGCGCTCGCGAAGGCCGCGAAGGTCAAGTAACGCGCGACAGGCGCCCGGCCGGACACGCTATCTCGGCCGGGCGTTTTTGCATGTGCAGCAAACGGGCTCGCCCGCGGGCCCGTGCCGTACCGGCGCCGGCCCGGCCTGCGCCGCCCTCGTTCCAGGAGTCGAATCAAGTGGCTGCCCCTCTTAGCGGAAACGGATCCGGCGCTGCCGCCGCACGGCGTACGTCGCCGATGTCGGCCTTCGCCGATCGCTGGATCCCGAAGCTCGTGCTTGCGCCGAGCGTCGCGATCGCCGTGGTGTTCATCTACGGCTTCATCCTGATTACCGGCTATCTGTCGCTGACCAATTCGCGGCTGTTGCCGAACTACGAATTCGACGGCTTCGGCCGTTACACGGACCTGTTCCAGAACGACGTGTGGTGGACGTCCGCCGCGAACCTCGCGTGGTTCGGGATTCCGTTCATCGCGATCTGCGTCGCGCTCGGGCTGTTCCTCGCGATCCTGCTCGACCAGCGGATCCGCAACGAAGGCGCGCTGCGCGCGATCTTCCTGTACCCGATGGCGCTGTCGTTCATCGTCACGGGTACCGCGTGGCAGTGGATCCTGAACCCGGGCCTCGGCCTCGAGAAGGTGATGCACGACTGGGGCTGGACGAGCTTCTCGTTCGGCTGGCTCGACGATCCGGACAAGGCGATCTTCTGCGTGGTCATCGCGGCCGTGTGGCAGTCGACCGGCTTCGTGATGGCGCTGTTCCTCGCGGGGCTGCGCGGCGTCGACAGCGAGATCTTCAAGGCCGCGCAGGTGGACGGCGCGACGCTGCCGACCATCTACCGCAAGATCGTGATCCCGAGCATGCGCCCGGTGTTCTTCTCGGTGCTGCTGATCCTCTGCCACATCACGATCAAGACCTTCGACCTCGTCGTCGCGCTGACGGCGGGCGGGCCGGGCACGTCGTCGTCGCTGCCGGCCATGTTCATGTACACGTTTTCGTTCAACCGCGGCCAGCTCGGGCTCGGCGCGGCATCCTCGGTGATGATGCTCGCGACCGTGGTCGCGGTGCTGGTGCCGCTGATGTATATGGAATCGAGGAGCACCCGCAATGCAGCCTAAGATGACGATCAGCCGGGCAGTGATCTACGCGGCACTGATCCTGTTCGCGCTGTATTTCCTGTTCCCGATCTACGTGATGCTGTCGACGTCGTTCAAGGATCTCGACCAGCTGCGTACCGGCAACCTGCTGACGCCGCCCACCAGCTGGACCGTCGACCCGTGGGTGAAGGCATGGAGCGGCGCCTGTACCGGCGTGCGCTGCGACGGGATGAAGCCGTTCTTCCTGAACTCGCTGCAGATGGTGATTCCGGCTGTGCTGATCTCGTCGCTGATCGGCGCGTTCAACGGCTACGTGCTCACGCACTGGCGCTTTCGCGGCGCCGACGCGCTGTTCACGATGATGCTGGTCGG
Proteins encoded in this window:
- a CDS encoding carbohydrate ABC transporter permease, with product MAAPLSGNGSGAAAARRTSPMSAFADRWIPKLVLAPSVAIAVVFIYGFILITGYLSLTNSRLLPNYEFDGFGRYTDLFQNDVWWTSAANLAWFGIPFIAICVALGLFLAILLDQRIRNEGALRAIFLYPMALSFIVTGTAWQWILNPGLGLEKVMHDWGWTSFSFGWLDDPDKAIFCVVIAAVWQSTGFVMALFLAGLRGVDSEIFKAAQVDGATLPTIYRKIVIPSMRPVFFSVLLILCHITIKTFDLVVALTAGGPGTSSSLPAMFMYTFSFNRGQLGLGAASSVMMLATVVAVLVPLMYMESRSTRNAA